TGCTATAGCGTGTATTGCCGACATAGCCGTGTGCTCCGGCGCCAAATCCGTAGTAATGTTCATTGCTCCAATAAGTGATATTGTGTTTACTCTGAAATCCTTCTTTAGCAAAATTACTAATCTCATATTGTTTACGACCGTGCTTTTCCATTTCGTTGAGAAGTAAATCGTACATATTTGCCTCGGCATCTTGACCAGGAAGGAAAAGTTTTCCCTTTTGCATAAGGTTGTAAAAAATCGTTTTTGGTTCGATGATCAGTGAATACGCAGAGTAATGCGGTAAATCAAGGTCAAGCGCTTGTTTTAATGTATCTTGGAAATCGGCTTCTGTTTGTCCTGGCAAGCTAAAGATTAAATCAATGCTTACATTTTCAAATCCGATTTTGCGCATATTTTCGACGGATTGATAAACATCTTTTACAGTATGAATGCGACCAATTTTTTTGAGAAGTTCATTGTTGAAGCTTTGAACACCCATGCTAATACGATTAACTCCGTGATCTTGCATTGCTTGTAGTTTATATAGCGAAAGATCTCCTGGGTTGGCTTCAAACGAAAATTCGATATCTTTTTTGAGCGGCAGAGTGTTATGAATGGCGGTGCAGAGTCTCGCAATTTGCGCTTCGTTTAAGGTTGTAGGTGTGCCTCCACCGACAAATACCGTGTCGACTGGCGCTATTAGTCCTTTTGCGACTGTTAATTCCATTTCTTTAATCAGTAAATCTACGTATTCGTCGACCGGTTGTCCTTCTAAGAATACTTTATTAAAATCGCAGTAATAGCAAATATGTTCGCAAAACGGAATATGGATATATACCGCGGAACTTTCATTACTCGATAGGTTTGTATTTATCATTTTTATCAATTCCTTGCACTTAAAATTTGCTTCGTTGTCCATTAGTCAGTTTAACATATTTTTCAGTGCTTTTGTGCAGGATTCGCTTTTAATCTAATAAACCATACTTTGCCAAACTATCCACTGCAGCAAGAACGGCTTCTTCTTTTGTCGAAATCGGCTTCCATCCTAAAACATCTCTCGCTTTTGAATTGCTTATTTGGCGATTCATATTAATCATCAACTCGCCTTCTTTGGCGTGCTTACTAAATAAAGCCGCTGCTTTTATAGCTGCATTTGGTAATGTTTTTTTCGGCATTTTATCCACTAGTTCAGGACGTTCTCGTTGAAGCAAATTCGCAATATCTGCCATACTAATTTCTCCGTCAGCTGATGCAATAAAACGTTCTCCGTTTGCTTCTGGGGTAATCATTGCGAGAATGTGTAAATTGGCAACATCCCTAGCATCTACTACGTTTAGCGGAATGTTTATGACGCGTTTCATAGAACCGTTTAACAGATTTTTTAATAAGTCAAAGCTTCCGGAGACGTGATTGCTTTGTGATGGACCAAAAATGGCAACCGGATTGATGGTAGCGAACTCTAATTCCGTTTCATTTTCCATGAATTTCCAAGCTTCTTTTTCTGCAATTAGTTTGGATTTTTCATATGCAGACAAACCCTTAGTAAATTCGTCTGTCCAGTACTGTTCTGTTGTAATGCTATTTTTGTTCGCGTTGCTAAAACCAACTGCACCAAAATTAGAAGTCATAACAACTCGTTTCACTTTTGCCTTTTTCGCTGCTTTCAAAATTCTTGTAATACCTTCGATTGCTGGGCTTATTAATTCCTCTTCATTTTTAAATTTACCGAAAAATACAGGTGATGCAACACTTAACACATATTTACAATCACGCATGGCTTCTTCCCAACCTTCATCTTTAGATAAATCAAGTTCGACAAAGGATAGCTTCGTAAAATTTGCTAATCCATTATTTCGCAATACTTCTATTACTTTTTCTTTACTTTTTAAAGAGCGTACTGTTGTTTTGACATCATACCCTTGTTGCAATAATTGAAAGATAATATGCATTCCTAAAAATCCAGTCCCACCTGTTACCAATACGTTGTTTTTCATCGTGAATTCCTCCAATAGTAGTTAATTTTGCTTATTTTCATTATTAACTTTATACTTACTTTAAACCCTAGAGTATAGTGTAGGGCAAGGAAGCTATTTATTGGAGGTTAAAATGACTTATTCTATCAAAGAAGTGTCCAAAATATTTAATTTGTCGATTTATACATTGCGTTACTATGATAAGCAAGGTTTATTGCCATTTGTTTCTAAAAATCAATCTGGCTACCGCGAATTTACGGAATCAGACTTAAATTTAATTCATACGATTTGTTGCTTGAAAAATACAGGAATGCCGTTGAAACAAATCCGCACATATATTGATTGCGTGATGGAAGGACCTGTTTCTATTGAAGCTCGGAAACAGTTACTCTTGGATCATCGGAAAGTTGTTTTGAAAAATTTAGAGAAATTAACGGAAAATCTAAAAGAAGTTGATGTAAAAATTGCGAAGTATTCCTCTCCTGATGCCGTAGAAGTCATTACTTCTGAGCGGAATTATGTCACTATGGAGAAGAAAAAACATGATTTAATTTATCCGTATCATACATAAAAAGGTTGTGCCGTGAACGTGAGCTCACAGCACAACCTTTTTATTATTTCGATTCATCCATTTTCAAGATTGCCATGAAGGCTTCTTGTGGAACTTCAACGGAACCGATTTGTTTCATGCGTTTTTTACCTTCTTTTTGTTTCTCTAGGAGTTTCCGTTTACGGGATACGTCCCCTCCATAACATTTAGCAAGTACGTTTTTACGTAGTGCTTTAATAGTAGAACGTGAAACAATTTTCGTTGCAATTGCTGCTTGAATAGGTACTTCAAATTGTTGTCTTGGAATAAGTTCTTTTAATTTCTCCACAATGATTTTTCCACGCTCGTAGGCAAAATCACGGTGAACGATAAAGCTAAGTGCATCCACTTTTTCTGCATTTAAGAGAATATCCATTTTCACTAGTTTGGAAGCTTTATAGCCAATTAATTCATAATCAAAGGATGCATAACCTTTTGTAGATGATTTTAATTGATCAAAAAAGTCATATACAATTTCAGACAATGGGATTTCATAAACAATACTAACCCGAATGTCATCTAAATATTCCATCGTAATAAAATTCCCGCGTTTGTTTTGTGCAAGTTCCATAACTGCTCCAACATAATCATTTGGTACCATTACAGTTGCTTTAACATATGGTTCTTCCACGCTTTCGATTACGCCTGGTTCAGGCATTTCAGCTGGATTATCGACAATAATATTCGATCCATCTGTTAGATTCACGTGATAAATAACACTTGGCGCAGTTGTAATTAAATCAATATTAAATTCGCGTTCGATTCGTTCTTGGATGATTTCCATATGTAGTAATCCTAAGAAACCACAACGGAAACCAAATCCTAAAGCTTGAGAAGTCTCTGCTTCAAATTGTAAAGCTGAATCATTCAATTCTAGTTTTTCAAGTGCATCACGAAGATCATTGTATTTAGATGAGTCAATTGGATACAGACCACAATAAACCATTGGATTGAGCTTACGGTAACCATCTAATGCTTCTTCTGCAGGATTATTGGCGAGCGTAATGGTATCACCAACACGTGTATCTCCTACATTTTTAATGGCAGCAGTTAAGTAACCGACATCCCCAACAAGTAGTTCATCTTGTGGCGTGGCTTTTGGTGAGAATACGCCTACTTCTGTCACTTCAAATTCTTTCCCATTAGACATCATTTTGATTCTGTCACCAGCCTTTACGACGCCATCCATAATCCGAATGTTCGCAATAACTCCACGATAGGCGTCGAATACAGAGTCAAAAATGAGTGCTTTTAGTGGTTTAGTAACATCTCCAGTTGGTTCTGGAACTTTTTCAACGATTTGTTCAAGAATATCTTCAATTCCGATTCCTGATTTTGCGGATGCAAGAACAGCGTCGGATGCATCAAGACCAATTACATCTTCAATCTCTTCACGGACTCTTTCTGGATCTGCAGCAGGTAAATCAATCTTATTAATGACTGGTAAAATCTCTAAGTCGTTATCGAGTGCCAAATAAACGTTCGCGAGTGTCTGCGCTTCAATACCTTGCGCAGCATCTACAACGAGAATAGCACCTTCACAAGCAGCTAAACTTCGAGATACTTCATATGTAAAATCGACATGCCCTGGTGTATCAATTAGATGGAAAATATATGTTTCTCCGTCTTTTGCTCTATATTTTAGTTGTACAGCATTTAATTTAATGGTTATCCCGCGTTCACGTTCTAAATCCATCGAATCTAGTAGCTGATTTTTCATTTCGCGATGCGTTAAAGCACCAGTTTTTTCTAAAATCCGATCGGCGAGTGTAGATTTACCATGATCTATATGCGCGATAATCGAAAAGTTTCTAATTTTCTTTTGTCTTGCATTCATTTCTTCTTTGTTCATTTCCCCAGCTCCTGATTAGAACTCATCGCATAAATCCGATGGCAAGCTATCCTTGATTATATCAGTAGAACGCTTAACATTCAATGACTTCTTTATTGTTTACAGATAAATTTAAAATAAAATGGAAAGTATTATTGCAATATTGCTTTGATTTCGGTATAATAGCATTTGTTCTGATATAATTTAAAAAGGTATGTTATATGAAATAAATACTACCTCATTAGTTTGGACGGAGGTGAATGGAATGCCAAATATTAAATCTGCAATTAAACGTGTAAAAACTGCTGAAACTCGTAACAGCCGTAATGCATCTCAACGTTCTGCAATGCGTACTGCTATCAAGAAATTTGATGAAGCTGCTGCAAACAACGCGGAAAATACGAAAGATCTTTACGTAGAAGCATCAAAAAAATTAGATAGCGCTGTGAGCAAAGGATTGATTCACAAAAATAATGCTGCTCGCAACAAATCTCGCTTAGCTGCTAAATTAGCTAAATAATACCGATTCTGGTATAAAACATCACACCTTGTGTGGTGTTTTTTGTTTTTTTAATAAGCTTTGTCCGCATTAGACAAAGCTTATTTTTATACCGTCTTTTGTCGATTGTCTTGTAATTCAAACAAAAACCACTCTAGTTTTTGTTCTTTATCGCCAAAACCAGTTTTCATTTCATAATCTATTTCAGCTAGTCGTTTTAATGCTTGATTTAGCTGATTTTCTGAAAAATTCTTCGCTTGTTTAGACGCTAATTTAACTCGAAATGGATGCACTTTCAGCTTGGTGGCTGCTTGTTGTTGTGAATATCCCTGTTGTTCTAGTAATTTTAATTGGTTTAATAGTCTAAACTGACTAGAAATTAATGCTAGAATTTTAATAGGCTCTTCTTTTTGTTTTAATAAATCATAATAAATTCGAAGTGCACCAGCAATATCCATCGCAATCATTTTGTCGAGTAACAAGAAAATATTTTGTTCTAATGATCGAACAACTAAAGATTCTACATCTTGAATCGTGATTTCTTTCGTTTCAAAGCAATATAACATTAATTTTTGCAATTCGTTCATTGCAGTTGTGAGTTGTCCACTTGTTAATTCTGTAAGCCGATTGATAGCAGATTGTGACATGTGTATATCATTCTCCTGTAATTTAGCTTCAATCCATTTTTTCAGCTCATTTTCATTGGGTCTTTTTGCCTCAATTACAGTAGCTGTTTTTTTGAGTAGTTTAGTGAGTTTTTTTCGTTCGTCTAGTTTCTCTACCCGTGCCACAAAACATAATACAGAGTAATCAACCGGCTCATTTAAATAAGCTTCTAACTTTGCTGTGTCATGTTCTACTTTGTTTTTGCTTTTTTCTGAAGTTAAGAAAATGGGATTATTTGCCATCACTAAACGTTTATCCCCAAAAAATGGCATACTTTCTGCTTCTTGGACAACTACTTCGATTGGCATTTCTTCTAAATCCAGATTAGCATAATTAAATTCTACTTCTTCCCCATCCAAAATATTGTCTATTAAAAGTTGTTTCGTTTCATTAATAATATAATCCTCTGTTCCAATAATTAAATATACTGGGCTAATTTTCTTTGAACGAATCTGTTTCCATTCTGGCAGCATATATTTCGCCTCATTTCACTCTTATTTCTCTTCCTCTATGGTAAAACATGAAATAAGAGATAGCAAGTTTTATTTAAGTGTTGTTTGAAACCCTTTTCCAAAAGTATAGTTAATTTCACCTGCGAGATCCGTTCGTATAATGGGCACATTTTCTTCTTCTAAAGTTTTTAATGTTTCTTCATGCGGATGCCCAAACCGATTGTCTACGCCACATGAAATAATTGCAAGTGCTGGTTTGACTTTTTGGATGAATGCTTTTGAGCTAGAAGTTTTACTGCCGTGGTGTCCAACTTTTAGAATATCAGCTTTAATTTCTTTATTTAGAATTGCTAGTTCTCCACTCGCTTCCAAATCACCGGTAAAAAGCCAAATTTTGTTATCTAATTTTGCTTTTAAAACAATGGAATCATTATTTCCTCCTTCTCCTTCTCGATCCGGATATAAACACTCAAATGTACTATCGCCAACTTGCCATTTTGCTCCAGTTAAAATAATTGTTTGTTTTACATTTGGCATAGAATCAAGTGCTTGTTTCATCATATCTTTATTCTCCGCACCTTTTGCAAAAATTAGTTCTTTAATAGCTATATTTTTTTGTAAATCATCTAGCCCTTCCATATGATCTGCATCACTATGGGTAATTATTACTTTATCTAATTTGCTAATTCCTTTTGATTTTAATACTGGTGTGAGCGTACTTCCTCCGATTGTAAATGGCTTCTGTTTTATTGTCCACTCTTCTTTCATGAATGGTAATTGTCCGCCAGTGTCAATCAAGTAGTTACCTTGGTTGCGTGGTAATTGGATTAAGATACTATCACCTTGACCCACATCAATAAAGCTAACTTGACCATTAAAATTGAAAGTTGAGAGATAGCAGAGACAAAAAAACAAATGAGGATAACTACTGGGAACGATTTCTTTTGCCATTGATGAAACAGCAAAAGTACGATGATGACTAAAAGAATTAGCACAATCGTCGTTGGTCTTCCAGTAACAATGGTTTGATACGGAATTTTTGCAAATAAATTAGTTAAGTTTTCTATTACTTGAATAAAAAAAGTGAGTATTATTTCTGGAATAGTTAATACTGTAGAAGAAGTAAACGACAATAAAAGTACTAAAAAACATCCTGGTAAGATAATAATTGTAAAAATGGGTATGTACAATAAATTAAAGAAAATACCTACCCATGAAAATGAGTAAAAGTGGTACATCATTACAATGGAGGCTGTTATGGTAGAAACAAAGGAAATTGCGAGGGATCTTGATAATGGATGTTGTAATTTCATTAATATCCCTTGAGAAGATAAAATAATCCCAAATGATACTGCATAAGAGAGCTGAAAACCAACTTCATAAATCACATATGGTTGAATGAAGAAGAACAAAATAAATGAAATACAAATAATAGAGAATGAGCTCCACTTAGTTACAAACTTTTCTGATAGAAGTAATAGTCCGGTCATTGTAGCGGCCCGAATAACCGGTGCATTAGCTCCTGTTAAAACAACATAAAGTGGTAAAAAAATTAAAAGCAATAACACCGTTCGCTCGCGTGTGATACCTATTCTTAACAATAGAAAATAAATTGCAGCGATAAGCAAATTAACATGTAGTCCTGAGATAGCGAGTAAATGAACAACCCCCATTTGTTGATATGCCACATAAAGATCTAGTGAAAAACCATTTTTATCACCAGCAATTAAAGCGAGACAATAAGGGCTAACCTTCGAAGAGATGTTTTCCGTTAGCTGATTAATCAGCTTCAAACGTAGGTTTTGAATACGCATTAGTAAAGAAGGTGCGATTTTTGGCGTGATTTGAAGTGTTGAAGTTTTGAGAATGTAATTAATCCCTTTTCTTTGCAAATATTCTTTGTAATTAAATTGATTTTGGTTTCGATTAACTTGTGGAGATTCTAAGCTACCAGAAACAGAAATAAATTGACCATATCGGAGTTGCTTTAAATTGTTTTGTTCTTTTTCGGTAGCAATTCGATAACTTAATTGGAACTTCTCTTTTGAACAGCGAACCGTAGCTTGAAAACTATCGCCATCAATTTTCAACTCATTGATTATTTGACAGCTTCCGGTAAAGTCGCCGGTCGTATAAGAAGAAGTATTAAGCTTATTAACGAAAAGAAACAAACAACTAGTAAAAAGGTAAACGAGGATAAAAAGAAGGAGAAGTTTGGATTTCTTTTTAATGGTAATTATTATGAGCAAACAAATACACACGGGAACGAGAGAGCTGGCAAAAGCCGTACTGATAATAGCTAAAACGATTATAGCTAAATAGCGCTCGATAACGTCCCCTCCTTGATTAAGTTAACTTTTCTGAGATGTGTTGATAGAGTTGTTCTGCTTTATTAGGCGCAATATTTAATTCTATAGCAGCTTCTTTTACTAAAGTATGCATTTTTTCTTCATTCCAATTATTTACTTGAAGTACAGACTCATCAAACTCGACTTTTTGTAAATCAACACCTGCGAGCTCAAATAATTCTAATGCATATGGATGATTCTTATAATCTTTAGCAAAATAAACTTTTTTAATACCGGCTTGAATAATTGATTTTGTACATGCTAGACAAGGGAAATGTGTCACATATAATTCGGCTTGGTCTGTTGTCGCACCAAATTTGGCGCATTGCAGTATGGCATTCATTTCGGCATGAATCGTTCGAATGCAGTGACCATCAACTACATAACAACCGTGTTCTGCACAGTGATCTCCCCCAGCAATGGAGCCATTATATCCGCCAGCAATAATACGCTTATCTCGAACTATTGTTGCACCTACCATTAATCTTGTACAAGTACTCCTTGATGATATAAGATGACTTTGCGCCATAAAAAACTGATCCCATGCGATTCTTTGCACACTAAAAACTCCCTTATGATTTGATAAATATTAGTATAGGTGTTCATGAGGAAGTTCGTCAACCACTTTTATTATTTCACATCCAAATATTCCTTTAGTTTTTCGATTGTTTTTTCTCCGATACCAGTTACATTTTGTAAATCTTCTATTGTTTGAAATAACCCCTCTTTCTCCCGATATTCAATAATAGCGGTTGCTTTTGACTCGCCAATTCCTGGTACTGTTTGTAAATTAGAGGTAGAAGCTGTATTGATGTTGATTTTTTCTTCCGTCTTCTCACCGGCTTGTTCACTTCTACTTGTAGAAGTTTCCGATCCTTGCTCGCCTTTTTTGTAGACATAGATGCTCATTTCGTCTTTTAATTTTTCAGCCAAATTCAGCTTACTACTTTCAGCTTCTTCTGTAAGCCCTCCAGCTGTTTTCACTACATCTTGCACTCTTGCATCTAAAGGTAGTTTATAAACACCAGGCGAGCGGACGGCGCCTTTGATATCAATGTAGACATACTTAGCTTCATTTACTTGCTCTGTATCTGCTTTTACTTCTGCAATGGTTGCTGCATTTGTAGTTACTTCTTCTGTCTCCTTATCTGGCATACACAAATAAACTAGTCCAGCGAAAATAACAGCCACTATAATCAAGATATAATTCTTAAGTTTTTTTATTTGTTCTATCACCACTATCACCGTCCTTAATTATAGTATTCGCCATATTGATTGAAATTCCTTTTTGACGAAAATAATGAAAACTACGTAAAAAAAGAAAGTAATTTTGGAAAATTACTTTCTTGCGACGAAAAAGATCCTTTCACTCGTAGTTGTAGGTTTTTTTAAACTGAAATCTGCGTAAACTTCTATTTTCGTGAATTGGTATTTTTTTAGAAGGTTTTCATAATGGGCAATCGGATATGTCCGTTCTTTGTGTAATTCATCTACTCTCTGATAAACATCGTCTTCGTCCAAAATAAAGAAAGTCAGTTCATGTTCAACAGAATGCTTTTGTACTCCAGGAAATGAATTCCAAATGGTGGCTATTTCTTCATCGCTGTCGCCGTAAGAATATTCTTTGAAACCTTCTTCCACTTTATAAACAGAATGAACATCAAACAAGAATAGACCACTTGGTTTTAAATGTGCTGATACAGCTTCAATTGTGTTTTCAAGTGCTTCTTCGGTTTCTAAATAATTGAGTGAATCACAAAAACAAGTAATAGCATCAAAAGATTGGTTTAAGGAAAGTCTAGACATATCTTGCTTAAAAATCGGCAAGTCAATCTCAGCAGCAGCTATTTTCTCCTTAGCAACGGCAACCATTTCACCTGAAAAGTCTACTCCTGATACCCGGTGACCTAAAAAACTTAATCGAAGGGCAAATTCGGCTGTTCCACATGCTAAATCAAGAATGTTTTGTGGTTTTTCACCGATGAAATTTGCTGAAAATTGAACCCATTCGTCATATAGTTCTGAATCCATTAATCTATCATAAAATCCTGGAAAATATTCGTAACTCATTGTACTTTTCTCCTTAAAAAAACAGACGAGAAAATTTCCCGCCTGTTTTATAATTAATTAAGAAACAAATGCTGCAGAAACGTCAACTAGCGGAGCGTCTCCCCATAATTTTTCTAAATTATAGTAAGAGCGTTCTTCTTTGTGGAATACGTGGATAATTACATCACCTAAATCGATTAAAATCCATTGCGCTGCGTCAAAACCTTCTAAACGTTTTACATCTACTTGGTTTTCTAATGCTTTTTCTTTAATTTCACGAGCGATTGCCTGCACTTGTTTGTCAGAATTACCATGACAGATAACAAAATAATCTGCAAAACTGGATAACCCCTTCATGTCTAGCGCTAAAATATCCTCTGCTCTTTTATCGTCTGCTGCCTTTGCGGTCAGCATTAATGTATCATAACTGTTCAAATTATTAATAGTCTCCTTCCAAATTTAAATTAACAAAATAATTATAAGCTTCCAGTGTGTCTGGAAATACTGGTTGTTTCTTTTTAATCAAATGTGTAATTGTATTAGATAAGGCAAATAACATTGCTTCATCCAATGATTTAAGTGCCAGTCTGCGTGCTTTATATACACCAGGAAATGTTCTACCAGGTTCGGTGTAATCAGCTAAATAAATTAGCTTATCAAAGTCCGTCATAGAGGCACTTCCGGTTGTGTGCAGTCGTATTGCTTCCAATATCTCATTATCCGTAATGCCAAATTCAGTTTCCGCTAAATAAGCGCCAACTGGGGCATGCCATAAAGAACGATGAAACTTGAGTAGTCGAGGATCATACTGTTCATTTTCAATAATCTTTATTGCGTCCTCATCTGGATAGTATTTTGCATAATCATGTAGTAGAGCGGTTATTCTCGCTTTCTCGATATCCATATGATAATGTTCTGCAAGTTCTACAGCTGCTTTTTCTACGCCTAATGTGTGTTTGAAACGTTCATTCGGCATAGCTGCTTCTACTTTTTTTAACACTTCATTTCTTTCCATAAAGCTGATGCTCCTTTATATATGACCACACTTTTTCTGGTAAAAAGGCTCTTGCATTTTCGATATCATGACGAATTTCAGTAGAAGAAATCTGCATTTCCGGCATAGTAAGCTGGATTACTTCATAAGAAACTTCGGCTTGATAGCTTGGTCGATTAAGGCCAACAAATGTCACCATTTTTACTAAATCATCTATATGATACCACTTTGGCAAATATTCTACCATATCGCCGCCGATAATAAAATAAAAATCTGTATCAGGCTGCTCGCTTATCATATCACGCATCGTGTCATACGTATAGGACTTCCCAACGCGACCTAATTCACGCGAATCCACTTCAAAATAGTCGTTATCCGCAAGCATTAGTTGAAGCATTTCTAATCGTGCCTCATTAGATGCCATTCCGCTAATTTGCTTGTGCGGGGGGATTTTATTAGGTAGGAAAAGAACTTTTTCTAGCCCTAATTGTTTTTTTGCTTCTTCCGCCATACGTAAGTGTGCTAAATGTGGTGGATCAAAAGTGCCGCCTAAAATACCGACTTTATGTTTCATCGCCTATTTCCTCCAAATTACGGTAACTTGATTTGTTGCTTATTAACAGATGTTTTGTATAGAATAATGGTTCTGCCAATTACCTGTAT
The nucleotide sequence above comes from Listeria ivanovii subsp. londoniensis. Encoded proteins:
- the hemW gene encoding radical SAM family heme chaperone HemW — translated: MINTNLSSNESSAVYIHIPFCEHICYYCDFNKVFLEGQPVDEYVDLLIKEMELTVAKGLIAPVDTVFVGGGTPTTLNEAQIARLCTAIHNTLPLKKDIEFSFEANPGDLSLYKLQAMQDHGVNRISMGVQSFNNELLKKIGRIHTVKDVYQSVENMRKIGFENVSIDLIFSLPGQTEADFQDTLKQALDLDLPHYSAYSLIIEPKTIFYNLMQKGKLFLPGQDAEANMYDLLLNEMEKHGRKQYEISNFAKEGFQSKHNITYWSNEHYYGFGAGAHGYVGNTRYSNFGPIKKYMEPLQENILPTFQQKELTLKEKMEEEMFLGLRKVDGVDKKHFKQKFGQDLDATFANAIQKTTAKGWLENNEENVALTRNGRFLGNNVFQEFL
- a CDS encoding NAD-dependent epimerase/dehydratase family protein, whose amino-acid sequence is MKNNVLVTGGTGFLGMHIIFQLLQQGYDVKTTVRSLKSKEKVIEVLRNNGLANFTKLSFVELDLSKDEGWEEAMRDCKYVLSVASPVFFGKFKNEEELISPAIEGITRILKAAKKAKVKRVVMTSNFGAVGFSNANKNSITTEQYWTDEFTKGLSAYEKSKLIAEKEAWKFMENETELEFATINPVAIFGPSQSNHVSGSFDLLKNLLNGSMKRVINIPLNVVDARDVANLHILAMITPEANGERFIASADGEISMADIANLLQRERPELVDKMPKKTLPNAAIKAAALFSKHAKEGELMINMNRQISNSKARDVLGWKPISTKEEAVLAAVDSLAKYGLLD
- a CDS encoding MerR family transcriptional regulator; the encoded protein is MTYSIKEVSKIFNLSIYTLRYYDKQGLLPFVSKNQSGYREFTESDLNLIHTICCLKNTGMPLKQIRTYIDCVMEGPVSIEARKQLLLDHRKVVLKNLEKLTENLKEVDVKIAKYSSPDAVEVITSERNYVTMEKKKHDLIYPYHT
- the lepA gene encoding translation elongation factor 4, whose amino-acid sequence is MNKEEMNARQKKIRNFSIIAHIDHGKSTLADRILEKTGALTHREMKNQLLDSMDLERERGITIKLNAVQLKYRAKDGETYIFHLIDTPGHVDFTYEVSRSLAACEGAILVVDAAQGIEAQTLANVYLALDNDLEILPVINKIDLPAADPERVREEIEDVIGLDASDAVLASAKSGIGIEDILEQIVEKVPEPTGDVTKPLKALIFDSVFDAYRGVIANIRIMDGVVKAGDRIKMMSNGKEFEVTEVGVFSPKATPQDELLVGDVGYLTAAIKNVGDTRVGDTITLANNPAEEALDGYRKLNPMVYCGLYPIDSSKYNDLRDALEKLELNDSALQFEAETSQALGFGFRCGFLGLLHMEIIQERIEREFNIDLITTAPSVIYHVNLTDGSNIIVDNPAEMPEPGVIESVEEPYVKATVMVPNDYVGAVMELAQNKRGNFITMEYLDDIRVSIVYEIPLSEIVYDFFDQLKSSTKGYASFDYELIGYKASKLVKMDILLNAEKVDALSFIVHRDFAYERGKIIVEKLKELIPRQQFEVPIQAAIATKIVSRSTIKALRKNVLAKCYGGDVSRKRKLLEKQKEGKKRMKQIGSVEVPQEAFMAILKMDESK
- the rpsT gene encoding 30S ribosomal protein S20; this encodes MPNIKSAIKRVKTAETRNSRNASQRSAMRTAIKKFDEAAANNAENTKDLYVEASKKLDSAVSKGLIHKNNAARNKSRLAAKLAK
- the holA gene encoding DNA polymerase III subunit delta; its protein translation is MLPEWKQIRSKKISPVYLIIGTEDYIINETKQLLIDNILDGEEVEFNYANLDLEEMPIEVVVQEAESMPFFGDKRLVMANNPIFLTSEKSKNKVEHDTAKLEAYLNEPVDYSVLCFVARVEKLDERKKLTKLLKKTATVIEAKRPNENELKKWIEAKLQENDIHMSQSAINRLTELTSGQLTTAMNELQKLMLYCFETKEITIQDVESLVVRSLEQNIFLLLDKMIAMDIAGALRIYYDLLKQKEEPIKILALISSQFRLLNQLKLLEQQGYSQQQAATKLKVHPFRVKLASKQAKNFSENQLNQALKRLAEIDYEMKTGFGDKEQKLEWFLFELQDNRQKTV
- a CDS encoding ComE operon protein 2, whose amino-acid sequence is MQRIAWDQFFMAQSHLISSRSTCTRLMVGATIVRDKRIIAGGYNGSIAGGDHCAEHGCYVVDGHCIRTIHAEMNAILQCAKFGATTDQAELYVTHFPCLACTKSIIQAGIKKVYFAKDYKNHPYALELFELAGVDLQKVEFDESVLQVNNWNEEKMHTLVKEAAIELNIAPNKAEQLYQHISEKLT
- a CDS encoding helix-hairpin-helix domain-containing protein; translation: MIEQIKKLKNYILIIVAVIFAGLVYLCMPDKETEEVTTNAATIAEVKADTEQVNEAKYVYIDIKGAVRSPGVYKLPLDARVQDVVKTAGGLTEEAESSKLNLAEKLKDEMSIYVYKKGEQGSETSTSRSEQAGEKTEEKININTASTSNLQTVPGIGESKATAIIEYREKEGLFQTIEDLQNVTGIGEKTIEKLKEYLDVK
- a CDS encoding class I SAM-dependent DNA methyltransferase — translated: MSYEYFPGFYDRLMDSELYDEWVQFSANFIGEKPQNILDLACGTAEFALRLSFLGHRVSGVDFSGEMVAVAKEKIAAAEIDLPIFKQDMSRLSLNQSFDAITCFCDSLNYLETEEALENTIEAVSAHLKPSGLFLFDVHSVYKVEEGFKEYSYGDSDEEIATIWNSFPGVQKHSVEHELTFFILDEDDVYQRVDELHKERTYPIAHYENLLKKYQFTKIEVYADFSLKKPTTTSERIFFVARK
- the rsfS gene encoding ribosome silencing factor, which translates into the protein MNSYDTLMLTAKAADDKRAEDILALDMKGLSSFADYFVICHGNSDKQVQAIAREIKEKALENQVDVKRLEGFDAAQWILIDLGDVIIHVFHKEERSYYNLEKLWGDAPLVDVSAAFVS
- the yqeK gene encoding bis(5'-nucleosyl)-tetraphosphatase (symmetrical) YqeK, which gives rise to MERNEVLKKVEAAMPNERFKHTLGVEKAAVELAEHYHMDIEKARITALLHDYAKYYPDEDAIKIIENEQYDPRLLKFHRSLWHAPVGAYLAETEFGITDNEILEAIRLHTTGSASMTDFDKLIYLADYTEPGRTFPGVYKARRLALKSLDEAMLFALSNTITHLIKKKQPVFPDTLEAYNYFVNLNLEGDY
- a CDS encoding nicotinate-nucleotide adenylyltransferase; the encoded protein is MKHKVGILGGTFDPPHLAHLRMAEEAKKQLGLEKVLFLPNKIPPHKQISGMASNEARLEMLQLMLADNDYFEVDSRELGRVGKSYTYDTMRDMISEQPDTDFYFIIGGDMVEYLPKWYHIDDLVKMVTFVGLNRPSYQAEVSYEVIQLTMPEMQISSTEIRHDIENARAFLPEKVWSYIKEHQLYGKK